DNA sequence from the Vanessa tameamea isolate UH-Manoa-2023 chromosome 21, ilVanTame1 primary haplotype, whole genome shotgun sequence genome:
CAATactcaaactatcgatagttctacAACACTGGTATAATTGGTGAATCAATCTTCGGGGAAATTACCTTTCactcaagaaaaataaattaataaccaaCTTTTAgtctaaatcttattttaaaggtAAGTTATTACTTTTTTCGACTAGCAAATTTGTTCAGTTAttcaatatacttttaataattagtattgaatattttaaaaccgtTACTGTCTTTTTGATCTTATTTTTGAATACTAGGTTTAAGAGATGAGATTATGTTTTCCTGTCCCAAACCGCTTCACCCCATTTTCGTTCTCACTCCAAAACATCCTCGTCctattaatgttgaatgttttaatttctatgTCATGGCGTTGTCACGTTTATGTGTGGTAGCTCTATTTAGATCTCCATCAATCATCAGTTGTTTAGAGGTAGGTGGATCATGATAtcaaaatgcaatatttttataagtaattattttattaatagtaattaatattctttttaaaataaagacacAAGCACTATCTTCATAATGCTTTCAAAGCATATGTTAAGGTCAATAGAAAGaaatcaatacaattttaatatgcaTAAATGCTTGAAGTAAACTCatgttaattaataagtaataccTATTTGTGAAGCAAAATGTAATAAGTTTTAACAGAAGCTACCCCTTAAGGCTGGACATGCCAGCTCTCATGATTTCATCAACGAGAAGAAGATTGCTAGCTATTACCGAACATGagttaataatttgtttgttaacaatataattgtcATAAATACCCATGTCATTTGGTTTGATAGCTTCACCAGTGCTAAGATCCAAGCCAACGGGATCAGGGCTTAAGCGTGATTCTTCTTGAAGTTTTACAATTGTATCTTGAGCATCATAACCTGAGTTTACAGCAAGAGTTTTTGGAATAACTAGTAATGCTTCAGCATATGCTTGTATGCCAAGACGAGACTTTCCTTTAACAGTATCCTTAAATTTCTGTAGCTCCAAATTGGCCTTAATTTCAAATGCACCAGCTCCAGGAATAACACACTTGTCTTCAATTGCATTATTAATGGCTCTAAGACCATCACGGACAGCATCTTTGATCTGAATGAGAGTGTGTTTATTGGGACCCTTTATAAGAATTGTCACTGACTGAGGATTCTTGCACTCTTCAACAAAAGTGTACTTCTCTTCACCAAGAATATGCTCATACACAAGTCCAGCAAATCCAAGACACTCCTCTGAGAGGTCATCAACTGAGTTCATTGCTATCCCACCGCATGCGAGGGACAAACGTTCCATATTACGCCTCTTGGCTCTACGTAGAGCAACAATGCCTTCCTTGGCAAAAGCATCTAATGAAAGAGGATCCACACCTTTTTGATTGATGACTACAAAAGATTTGTTAGTACCATCACAGAGCTTTTTCTTCAAAGCAATgatctgaaattaaataataaaattcatatttttttttgtataatagaaataattaagcATTATTGCACAGTTCCATCAACTCcatggaaataaatatttatcaataattaatgttataattacattaatttttccTGTCTGCTGTAAAAGATtggatataaaaactaaatattcacCTTCTTAACTCTCTGGTCAATGAAATCTCTTTCTGCAGCTACAAGCTTCTCCCTATCTTCAGCTGATTTGTAGAAGAAACCAGAGTTAACTTCTGTCTTTTCATACTCCAGAGATACATTGCATGTCAAAATATAGGCATTTTCAACACGCTTCGGCATGTCAGGGTGACGGGAACCATGGTCCATAACAATACCTGTTAAGTTATTAAACATGAGTAACAGGCAGcaaaattgatttttgtttaaagaaacatacattaaattattttttgagcAATACCAAATTGATctccaataaattaataatatctttataactGTATGCAAACTATTTTGATTCTGTGATGCTTGGCAAAAGACCATACAATACTATgagacaaatataattttaaaataataaatcccaAATACCTTTGATAAGAGTTGTTTCAGTTGCAGTTTTATGCTGCATTTCCATGAGTTCAACCATATGAAGGTCTACAGGTTTACCCGGAGTACGAATAGCAAGAACAGCATCTACACAAGCATCTGTTAACACATCAGCCAAGCTGGAATGTACCTGTTACAGAAGTTTGAACAATTTATACAGTTTCTCATGATTTAACACAATTTATAAACACAGTTATCATATCTAATAGCTGAATGAATATATACCCATAAAGCCTTTGTTTAAAGTTATCTTTCAGTGTAGCATGACACAAAAAATGTCAtcatttattatagaataattttagttcaagaaattaaatatagaatgtatatcataaaaggtatgttttctatatattaaaaaaaaaaaaatggtttattaattaataatgaattcaaCACATAAGTAAAACATTGATCCCAtacatattagaaataaaataaaaaacaagcatcaacaatgtaataaaatagaaagaatTTCCCACTTGTAGCAGAATACTTTTTGTTCACCAACTTctaccattaaaaaaacaaacccaATATCAAACACCAAAACATTTAGgtctttttattgttttattttcatttctgtttgacttatttttaggtaaactaaaaattgttatattatatctcagtttaaactatttttttaatatttaatttaaatatacctttGTTTTTAATGACGTGCGTGCCACATCCAGAAGATTCTCTCTCTTAATTTCAATGGGAATTTTAATGGATTCCAAAACTTCCAATGCTTTAGTTCGAGCAACATCAAATCCCTCAGTTAAAATCCTTGGATGTAAtcctataaataacaattaaaaagacAATTGTGAAGTTCATGACAACAGATTTTCAAgtcattaagtttttataaaatttcatagtaTCCGGTGAGCTTAATGTACCTTCGCTTATATAAATGTCAGCTTGTTTTAAAAGCTCTCCAATTAGCAACACAGTGGAAGTAGTGCCATCACCGGTTGCATCATCCTGAGCTGTAGACGCACGCGCAATTAGCGACGCTGTGGGATGTTGAATCTGCATCTCATGCAACAGAACGTTGCcatcttttgttattttgatatcaCCTGCTCCCGATACCAACCTACCATgtacataaaaaagtttatatataaactatttgtacggtattattttttaagtttcctGGACTAAAATCATGAAtcagcataataataataagtgtgGTCAATCATTAAAAGAATCTCTTTAGGTTTCGGTACCGGTGTGTCAcacatgattttttaaatgcccataattcaatgaatatctaatataatataataatcccTAATGCTATAAACGTGTATAgttaaaagtaacaaataatttcaaaaaattaaagaaaatgtatgggaaaataaataaaaacttacattttcaTTGTACCCTTAGGTCCTAGGTTAGTTCTCATCACATCTTGAATACCTTTAGCTGCTGAAATATTTACTGCCAAAGCTTGTGCAGCTCTAGCAAACTCAGCTTTAGGATTTAATAAGCTTATAGCAGCCATGGTTTAACGTTTTTCAagaatcaaattaaacaaaatgattgAATTATAGAAATTAGAAGGAAGGCTTGAGTCTGAACTCTGAAGTCACACTTTAGAAACGGAACCACAGATACTAAAGactaaagaaaaagaaaatccaaagactacaaaatattatgtaccttCTACatgtatactttttaattatatcgatattataaaaatacatcgataaaaaacattataaaatataaattacttagcTCAAAGATTGAAAGGGGTTCAGAGGGGTAAAGTAGTGCTGGCGTCTTGAGTAATACCATAGAACACgtgttttttctataatttgtatatcatgttgtagtaatatttaacctccttgttttatatcattttataacttatgtcatatgtcactcttaagaactatgtacttttattatgtagaataaaaccgTCTACACGAGGTGTTATCTTATTACACATgtcaatagtattattttatttttatttcattggtcAACCAATAAGTTTAAAAGGTTAAGTTCTATTAACAAGACTATTGCTTTCATTAAACTATCTAGGTgatggttttaattattttgatagaatctcttatgtaaataattatgatatttaataaatacttgcGGATAGAGCACGCTAAGGGCGCTTAGGAGAAAACAGGCGGCGTGCATGATATagttgatatataataattagttagatagaaatgcataaaattttattgaggaCCCAAAACGTAGCTTTCAGGGCGCGCGCCTTGGGCACTTTCTTTATTGAGTCCCTAAATAAATCTAAGaatgtaacttttaataaaaaaataatcataatatatttaagaaaagcGAATCTTTTCGGATAAgttttgtttcaattaatttacttgagtttttcatttcattataaagttGGTTTCAAATTACATTCTGCAAACTTGacaatattttgaatgaattatgACAGATGTCAATATCTGACTCACTATTATTACTCTTTTGAGTCTATAGCATAGGTCTATTACTCTATAGTATGAAATCTCGAAGTATCAAGAAggtacagaaataaatattctattttaagttACAGTACAGTATCATAAAATGTGCCAGAGTTTGCTAGAAAATTCACTTAAAACTGATGAAACGTAGTTTTAGTTTTACTATTGAGCGAGCTCGTACGTATTAGTTgattgcaaaattaaattaaaatgataaatcacACTGAAGCAGAGAATTTCAAAAATAAGGGCAATGAAGCTTTTAAATCTGAACAATATGAAGAAGCCATATCTCTTTATAGTAAAGCTATTAATTTAGCAGAAAATGATGCACGTGAGTTagctacatatttaaaaaatcgagCAGCTgcttatcttaaaattaaagacTATGATAAAGCTATAAGGGATTGCGATGATGCTCTTAAAATCGTCCCCGAAGATCCAAAAGCTTTGTTTCGACGTTCCCAAGCACTCGAAAGTTTGGAGAGATTTGAAGAGGCATACAGAGatgcgaaaaatatttttacagtagaTCCTTCTAATAAAGCTGTTCAACCTATGCTAGCTCGTCTACATGCAATTGTTCAAGAAAGAGTCAAAAATGCAGCCCAAACCAGCAGTAAGGTTGAACAAATGTTTAAATTGGCTTTTGAAATTAGTGAAGATAAAGATAAACGTGAAAAGGCAATGACAAATTTGCTTGTTTTAGCCAAAGAAACTAATGGTGCTGACATCATGATAAAG
Encoded proteins:
- the LOC113404623 gene encoding T-complex protein 1 subunit zeta; this encodes MAAISLLNPKAEFARAAQALAVNISAAKGIQDVMRTNLGPKGTMKMLVSGAGDIKITKDGNVLLHEMQIQHPTASLIARASTAQDDATGDGTTSTVLLIGELLKQADIYISEGLHPRILTEGFDVARTKALEVLESIKIPIEIKRENLLDVARTSLKTKVHSSLADVLTDACVDAVLAIRTPGKPVDLHMVELMEMQHKTATETTLIKGIVMDHGSRHPDMPKRVENAYILTCNVSLEYEKTEVNSGFFYKSAEDREKLVAAERDFIDQRVKKIIALKKKLCDGTNKSFVVINQKGVDPLSLDAFAKEGIVALRRAKRRNMERLSLACGGIAMNSVDDLSEECLGFAGLVYEHILGEEKYTFVEECKNPQSVTILIKGPNKHTLIQIKDAVRDGLRAINNAIEDKCVIPGAGAFEIKANLELQKFKDTVKGKSRLGIQAYAEALLVIPKTLAVNSGYDAQDTIVKLQEESRLSPDPVGLDLSTGEAIKPNDMGIYDNYIVNKQIINSCSVIASNLLLVDEIMRAGMSSLKG